From Roseibium alexandrii DFL-11, the proteins below share one genomic window:
- a CDS encoding response regulator produces the protein MREPWDLTKISCLIVEDNPHMRTILRSVVGGFGVRTICEATEGAEALELVVDRKPDIVLCDWNMSPFGGADFLRILRKDTDPIIKTTPVLVITAHARRPIILEALNIGIHGLVAKPVAPAVLYRHIGEILQRQELQGRSTGISMPGMPGHTGGSVLDLSSMAPDQPADAEDQSLALL, from the coding sequence GTGCGCGAACCGTGGGACCTAACAAAGATTTCGTGTCTGATTGTGGAGGACAATCCACACATGCGCACGATCTTGCGCTCCGTTGTCGGCGGATTTGGTGTTCGCACGATTTGCGAGGCCACCGAGGGTGCTGAAGCCCTTGAATTGGTCGTCGACCGCAAGCCCGATATTGTCTTGTGCGATTGGAACATGAGCCCGTTTGGTGGGGCTGACTTTCTCAGAATACTGCGCAAGGATACGGACCCGATTATCAAGACGACGCCAGTCCTTGTGATCACAGCCCACGCGCGCCGGCCGATCATCCTGGAAGCGCTCAACATTGGTATTCATGGCCTTGTCGCCAAACCTGTGGCGCCCGCAGTTCTTTACAGGCATATCGGCGAAATTCTACAGCGTCAGGAACTGCAGGGACGTAGCACGGGAATTTCCATGCCGGGGATGCCCGGTCACACAGGCGGCAGTGTGCTGGACTTGTCCTCAATGGCGCCGGATCAGCCTGCTGATGCCGAAGACCAATCTCTCGCACTTCTTTGA
- a CDS encoding class II 3-deoxy-7-phosphoheptulonate synthase, with amino-acid sequence MADKWSPDSWRSKPILQVPEYPDQAAVTDVEQRLSTYPPLVFAGEARALKSQLADVANGKGFLLQGGDCAESFAEHHPDHIRDFFRVFLQMAVVLTFAASQPVVKVGRIAGQFAKPRSSNIEKKGDVELPSYRGDIINDINFTSDSRIPDPTRMSMAYRQSAATLNLLRAFSQGGFANLDQVHQWMLGFITDSPQGHRYKELADRISESLAFMRACGINGDSVPQLRATDFFTSHEALLLGYEEALTRVDSTSGDWYATSGHMLWIGDRTRQPDHAHVEFFRGIKNPIGLKCGPSLTPDGLLELIDALNPDNEPGRLTLIARFGSDKVFDHLPQLVRAVEREGKSVVWSCDPMHGNTISAGGYKTRPFDRILKEVEAFFAVHRAEGTHAGGVHVEMTGRNVTECTGGARALTEEQLGDRYHTHCDPRLNADQALELAFLIAENLKKEKDGKQKEPLAASA; translated from the coding sequence ATGGCGGACAAGTGGAGCCCGGACAGCTGGAGATCAAAACCGATCCTGCAGGTCCCGGAATATCCGGATCAGGCAGCTGTGACAGATGTTGAGCAGCGCCTGTCGACATATCCGCCGCTGGTTTTTGCAGGTGAAGCGCGGGCTTTGAAGAGCCAGCTTGCCGATGTCGCCAACGGCAAGGGGTTTCTGCTGCAAGGCGGTGACTGCGCAGAGAGTTTTGCCGAACACCATCCAGATCATATTCGCGACTTCTTCCGTGTGTTCCTGCAGATGGCGGTTGTCCTGACGTTTGCAGCCAGCCAGCCAGTGGTGAAAGTTGGCCGGATCGCCGGTCAGTTCGCCAAGCCGCGCTCGTCGAATATCGAGAAAAAGGGCGATGTTGAGCTGCCGAGCTACCGCGGCGACATCATCAACGACATCAACTTCACCTCGGACAGCCGTATTCCGGACCCGACCCGTATGTCGATGGCGTACCGTCAGTCGGCGGCGACGTTGAACCTGCTGCGCGCCTTCTCGCAAGGTGGATTTGCCAATCTGGACCAGGTGCATCAGTGGATGCTCGGTTTCATCACCGACAGCCCGCAAGGTCACCGTTACAAGGAACTGGCGGATCGCATCAGCGAGTCGCTTGCTTTCATGCGCGCCTGCGGCATCAACGGCGACAGCGTTCCGCAACTGCGCGCAACCGATTTCTTCACCAGCCATGAAGCACTTTTGCTGGGTTATGAAGAAGCGCTCACCCGCGTCGATTCCACGTCCGGTGACTGGTACGCAACGTCCGGCCACATGCTGTGGATCGGCGACCGGACTCGCCAGCCAGACCATGCGCATGTCGAGTTCTTCCGCGGCATCAAAAACCCGATCGGCCTGAAGTGTGGCCCGTCCCTGACACCGGATGGTCTTCTGGAGCTGATCGATGCTTTGAACCCGGACAACGAGCCAGGCCGTCTCACCTTGATTGCCCGTTTTGGCTCCGACAAGGTGTTCGATCACCTGCCGCAGCTCGTGCGTGCTGTTGAGCGGGAAGGCAAGTCGGTCGTCTGGTCATGTGACCCGATGCACGGCAATACGATTTCTGCCGGTGGCTACAAGACCCGTCCGTTTGACCGCATTTTGAAGGAGGTTGAAGCCTTCTTCGCTGTTCACCGTGCTGAAGGCACCCATGCGGGTGGCGTGCACGTTGAAATGACCGGGCGGAATGTCACGGAATGCACCGGCGGTGCCCGGGCCCTGACCGAAGAGCAGCTCGGTGATCGTTACCACACCCATTGCGATCCGCGCCTCAATGCGGATCAGGCTCTTGAGCTGGCTTTCCTGATTGCTGAAAACCTCAAGAAAGAGAAAGACGGCAAGCAGAAAGAACCCCTGGCTGCGAGCGCCTAG
- a CDS encoding VIT1/CCC1 transporter family protein: MPNRLLEHSHQPNDIADRLARGPDTSYLRDWVYGGIDGAVTTFAIVAGSVGANLSTRIILILGVANLLADGFSMAAANYSGSKSENEDFQRLRAIEEKHIRVEPDGEREEIRQIFRAKGYEGADLEDIVRLVTSNRTTWIETMMLAEYGVSDGGRAPMKAALYTFAAFVLFGALPLLPFLADVQASAVLASGLTACAFFAIGSLRARWSQRHWVGCGIETTAIGMVAAAIAFLAGHGLQQVFGG, translated from the coding sequence ATGCCGAACCGACTACTCGAACACAGCCACCAGCCCAATGATATCGCCGACAGATTGGCGCGGGGGCCGGATACGAGCTATCTGCGCGACTGGGTCTATGGCGGCATCGACGGCGCCGTCACAACCTTTGCCATCGTTGCAGGCTCTGTTGGGGCCAACTTGTCAACACGGATCATCTTGATCCTCGGTGTAGCCAATCTCTTGGCCGACGGCTTTTCAATGGCGGCCGCAAATTATAGCGGGTCCAAGTCCGAGAATGAAGACTTTCAAAGGCTTCGTGCAATTGAGGAAAAACACATCCGGGTTGAACCGGACGGAGAGCGCGAGGAAATCAGGCAGATCTTCAGAGCCAAGGGATATGAGGGCGCTGATCTGGAGGACATCGTGCGCCTGGTAACGTCCAACCGGACCACCTGGATTGAAACCATGATGCTGGCCGAATACGGCGTTTCGGATGGAGGCCGCGCGCCTATGAAGGCAGCGCTCTATACCTTTGCCGCCTTTGTGTTGTTCGGTGCGTTACCTCTTCTGCCTTTTCTTGCTGATGTTCAGGCTAGCGCAGTGCTTGCGTCCGGTCTCACCGCGTGCGCTTTCTTCGCGATCGGGTCTTTGAGAGCCCGCTGGTCGCAACGGCACTGGGTTGGCTGCGGGATTGAAACAACGGCCATCGGTATGGTGGCCGCAGCCATCGCCTTTCTTGCCGGCCATGGCCTGCAGCAAGTGTTCGGCGGGTGA
- a CDS encoding calcium-binding protein, with protein sequence MGAIKTLLESNGLTAADLIVTGHSLGGGAVTNVAERSDDFFDGFYKNADYIGFAAHYTPEDGATVLDSGAEVLSVDIENDPVPSVISEGHINLFGNDTDYEYETSNLILFNDFYATPAYWDGGNITNLIAWTAHLPSNYEQVVEAIAGSEFYTEMSRDSVVIVSDLSDLTRGVVWVEDINPLFDPTGHQGDDAFILGSNKDDLLAGKSGKDAIEGFAGDDHLKGEGGADRLIGGAGNDTLDGGAGDDVMVGGAGADTLYGGGGADIFIFASGDGADEIKDFEVGIDKIDVSGAGVTQFSDLSITANGWWTDVRIAFGGETIRLDTGWRPSLPDLTSGDFLFA encoded by the coding sequence ATGGGGGCCATAAAGACGCTTCTGGAGTCCAATGGTCTCACTGCGGCAGACTTGATCGTAACGGGTCATTCGCTTGGTGGCGGCGCTGTCACCAACGTGGCCGAGCGCAGCGATGATTTTTTCGACGGGTTTTACAAAAACGCCGACTATATCGGCTTTGCAGCGCATTATACGCCGGAAGACGGTGCCACCGTGTTGGACAGCGGCGCGGAAGTGCTCAGCGTGGATATAGAAAATGATCCGGTTCCCTCGGTCATTTCCGAAGGCCATATCAACCTCTTCGGCAACGATACAGACTACGAGTATGAGACGAGTAATCTGATACTTTTCAACGATTTCTACGCAACACCGGCCTATTGGGATGGCGGCAACATAACCAACCTTATCGCCTGGACGGCTCATTTGCCGTCCAACTATGAACAGGTTGTTGAGGCAATCGCCGGATCAGAGTTCTACACCGAGATGTCGCGTGACAGCGTTGTCATCGTCTCGGACCTGTCCGATCTCACGCGCGGCGTTGTCTGGGTTGAAGACATAAACCCCTTGTTTGATCCGACCGGTCACCAGGGCGACGATGCCTTCATCCTCGGCTCCAACAAAGACGATTTGCTTGCGGGTAAATCCGGCAAGGATGCGATTGAGGGATTTGCGGGGGACGATCACCTGAAAGGCGAGGGCGGTGCGGACCGGTTGATCGGTGGGGCCGGAAACGACACGCTGGACGGCGGCGCAGGAGACGATGTTATGGTTGGCGGGGCCGGTGCAGACACCCTTTATGGCGGGGGTGGCGCCGATATCTTTATCTTTGCATCCGGTGATGGCGCAGATGAGATCAAGGACTTCGAGGTCGGGATCGACAAGATCGATGTGAGCGGTGCCGGCGTGACGCAGTTCTCGGATCTTTCCATAACGGCCAATGGTTGGTGGACCGATGTCAGGATTGCATTTGGCGGCGAGACAATACGCCTGGATACAGGCTGGCGTCCCTCCTTACCGGATCTGACATCTGGCGATTTCCTTTTCGCTTGA
- a CDS encoding gamma-glutamylcyclotransferase family protein encodes MITITYFGYGSLVNAATVPDGAEIVPGRLKGWVREWRVCGVWENGQGRCALSVRQEPGSEIRGVMTREQQSRLHALEQRESRYEKIGQIGTSFRCEAESKPGPEELFLFKATPENERWGCDRHPILQSYLDCVLAGFHQIWGEEGVSHFFDTTDGWHVPVLKDRAVPLYPRAVEIDTKLLQLFDDHVERQNLTLISA; translated from the coding sequence ATGATCACAATCACATATTTTGGATATGGGTCCCTCGTCAACGCCGCAACGGTACCTGATGGGGCCGAGATCGTTCCCGGGCGATTGAAAGGCTGGGTCCGGGAGTGGCGTGTGTGCGGCGTGTGGGAAAACGGTCAGGGCCGCTGTGCCTTGAGTGTGCGTCAAGAGCCGGGATCGGAGATCCGGGGCGTGATGACCCGTGAGCAGCAAAGCCGGTTGCATGCTCTTGAGCAACGTGAAAGCCGGTATGAGAAGATCGGACAGATCGGCACGTCTTTCCGGTGTGAAGCAGAAAGCAAGCCGGGGCCGGAGGAGCTGTTTCTCTTCAAGGCAACGCCGGAAAACGAACGCTGGGGCTGCGACCGGCACCCGATCCTGCAGAGCTATCTCGACTGCGTTTTGGCCGGGTTTCATCAAATCTGGGGCGAGGAGGGCGTCAGCCACTTCTTCGATACTACCGACGGCTGGCATGTTCCTGTCCTGAAGGACCGGGCCGTGCCGCTTTACCCAAGGGCCGTTGAGATCGACACGAAACTTTTGCAACTGTTTGACGATCATGTTGAACGCCAGAATCTGACCCTGATATCTGCTTAA
- a CDS encoding aminotransferase class V-fold PLP-dependent enzyme: protein MIAPSLSQNEIDLMRDETPGVNRCIHFNNAGTGLAATPVLDAVKHHLDLEAKIGGYEAAAAAQSETNAFYTSIAALIGSTPNEIAFIENATRAWDMAFYGIDFREGDRVITGRAEYVSNYVALLQMKKRKGIEIDLIEDDETGQIDLKALEAAITPKTRLIALTHIPTFSGLINPAEDVGQIAARHKLLYLLDACQSAGQIPLNIREIGCHMLSGTGRKYLRGPRGTGFLYVRDDVLDQVEPPFVDLQATEWLDGSTYRLVPHAQRFENWERYVAGQVGLGVATSYAIGFGMDRIGARICALGAQLRSELSGVPGITLHDKGAQKGGIVTFAVEGATPAATKARLADHQINVSVSQASSARIDLPLRGLDAVVRASLHAFNTESELELMVKLLAD from the coding sequence ATGATCGCCCCTTCCCTCAGCCAGAATGAAATAGACCTGATGCGGGACGAGACCCCCGGTGTAAACAGATGCATTCACTTTAACAATGCCGGAACAGGTCTTGCTGCTACACCGGTATTGGACGCTGTCAAACACCATCTTGATTTGGAAGCCAAGATCGGCGGATATGAGGCAGCGGCTGCGGCGCAGTCGGAAACGAACGCATTTTATACATCGATTGCGGCCCTGATCGGATCCACTCCAAACGAGATCGCCTTCATCGAAAATGCAACCCGGGCATGGGATATGGCGTTTTACGGGATCGACTTCCGTGAAGGCGACCGTGTCATCACAGGACGCGCGGAATACGTCTCCAATTACGTGGCGCTTCTCCAGATGAAGAAGCGCAAGGGCATCGAAATCGATCTCATTGAAGATGACGAGACCGGGCAGATCGATCTGAAGGCATTGGAGGCAGCCATCACTCCGAAAACCCGCCTCATCGCCTTGACCCATATCCCGACTTTTTCCGGGCTGATCAATCCGGCAGAAGATGTCGGCCAGATTGCCGCCCGGCACAAACTTCTTTACCTCCTTGACGCTTGCCAGTCCGCCGGACAGATCCCGCTCAACATCCGGGAAATAGGCTGCCACATGCTGTCGGGAACCGGCCGCAAATATCTGCGGGGACCACGCGGAACCGGGTTCCTTTATGTCAGAGACGATGTCCTTGATCAGGTGGAACCGCCATTTGTCGATCTTCAGGCGACCGAATGGCTGGACGGGTCTACTTACCGTTTGGTGCCACACGCGCAACGGTTCGAAAACTGGGAACGTTATGTCGCCGGGCAGGTCGGCCTGGGCGTTGCCACCAGCTATGCAATCGGTTTCGGGATGGACCGGATCGGTGCCCGGATATGTGCATTGGGCGCGCAGCTCCGCTCTGAGCTTTCCGGCGTTCCTGGCATCACGCTCCACGACAAAGGCGCCCAGAAAGGCGGCATTGTGACATTCGCTGTTGAAGGAGCGACGCCGGCGGCAACGAAGGCGCGGCTGGCGGATCACCAGATCAATGTCTCGGTCAGCCAAGCCAGCTCCGCACGAATTGACCTTCCATTGCGCGGTCTGGATGCTGTGGTCCGGGCCTCCCTGCATGCCTTCAACACGGAGAGTGAGCTGGAACTCATGGTGAAGCTGCTGGCAGATTAG
- a CDS encoding GGDEF domain-containing protein has protein sequence MTKRQAHPDRGSIPGSGSGTVSGRQITMWVYGLAALLIVLSSGALTLIAQFAWRAADRHALETAQTRFLDTVEDQYWEIARHQMIAIQNQDVQEVLKGPMDRSAVTTSILNRFKAISDLERTYLMEENGDLMALSETVDQGRTGSEAAERSDPEKLSELFTAAFRSPSFPRRDRPQGPFPPPRAMFDASIAALAVIDGNPALLSAVPVEMETPLTALSDANPRLLVSVYSLGEAWFQSMSDHYGFRDLTFTEGAPGREHPTQLRAYGPDGSLVGYFQWDHSKPGLRVWMRALPLIVILAVLIAAISVIVARRIGRLSSTLEQSERRNHYFAHHDSLTGLPNRHHFSDRLAYALDGLPDNGFAVIACDLDKFKPVNDTHGHEAGDIVLRVTASRLQDIISDKGVVGRIGGDEFVLLLLHHRDQAELQAIADKILATVAKPIKFNPEQSVSIGISLGIALAPDSGMSEKHLIRAADTALYLAKDAGRNTYAFAHTEPDTAIDRRSETDRRAKRSG, from the coding sequence ATGACGAAAAGACAGGCGCATCCTGACCGTGGATCCATACCCGGCTCCGGCAGTGGTACCGTATCCGGCCGTCAAATCACCATGTGGGTCTATGGGCTCGCAGCTTTACTTATTGTCTTGTCCAGCGGCGCACTCACCCTGATCGCTCAGTTCGCATGGCGCGCGGCCGACCGGCATGCTCTAGAAACAGCGCAGACACGTTTCCTCGACACTGTGGAAGATCAGTATTGGGAAATCGCCCGTCATCAGATGATTGCCATCCAGAACCAGGATGTTCAAGAGGTGCTGAAAGGCCCGATGGACAGGTCTGCCGTCACCACATCCATATTGAACCGCTTCAAAGCCATCAGTGATCTGGAGCGCACCTATCTCATGGAAGAGAACGGTGATCTCATGGCTCTTTCAGAAACGGTTGATCAAGGCCGGACCGGATCAGAGGCCGCCGAAAGATCCGACCCCGAAAAACTGTCCGAGCTCTTCACAGCAGCCTTTCGATCTCCAAGTTTTCCACGGCGCGACCGTCCTCAGGGCCCCTTCCCGCCGCCGCGCGCCATGTTTGACGCCTCTATCGCGGCTCTGGCCGTGATCGATGGCAACCCCGCTTTGCTGAGCGCGGTTCCGGTTGAGATGGAAACACCGCTAACAGCGCTTTCAGATGCCAATCCCCGCCTGCTTGTCAGCGTCTACTCTCTCGGGGAAGCCTGGTTTCAGTCGATGTCGGATCACTATGGGTTTCGCGATCTGACCTTCACCGAAGGCGCCCCTGGCCGCGAGCACCCGACGCAACTGCGTGCATATGGACCGGACGGCAGCCTTGTCGGTTATTTTCAATGGGACCACTCCAAACCAGGCTTGAGGGTCTGGATGCGCGCCCTTCCACTGATCGTGATCCTGGCAGTTCTGATTGCGGCAATCTCTGTGATTGTCGCCCGCAGGATTGGCCGCTTGTCTTCAACGCTGGAACAAAGCGAACGACGCAATCATTACTTTGCGCATCACGACAGCCTGACCGGCCTGCCGAACCGGCACCACTTCTCGGACCGCCTCGCCTACGCACTGGACGGCCTTCCCGATAATGGTTTTGCGGTCATTGCCTGTGATCTCGACAAATTCAAACCAGTCAACGATACACATGGCCATGAGGCCGGAGATATCGTGTTGCGCGTGACTGCCTCGCGGTTGCAGGACATTATCAGCGACAAGGGTGTGGTCGGGCGCATTGGCGGCGACGAGTTCGTTCTGTTGTTGCTGCACCACCGAGATCAGGCCGAGCTTCAGGCAATTGCCGACAAGATTCTGGCTACCGTCGCAAAGCCGATTAAATTCAATCCGGAACAAAGCGTCAGCATCGGCATCAGCCTTGGTATTGCGCTGGCTCCTGACTCAGGGATGTCTGAAAAACATCTGATCCGGGCAGCTGATACAGCGCTCTACCTGGCAAAGGATGCAGGCCGCAACACCTACGCTTTTGCGCATACAGAACCGGATACTGCAATCGATCGCCGGAGCGAAACCGACCGCCGGGCGAAGAGATCTGGTTGA
- a CDS encoding sensor domain-containing diguanylate cyclase — protein MAEFRRRYSDRSDSKSRIRISRLAFLLAALLIAVTSVSLVFVGFVASHASTQQAIANEERLFRNALQERLRDIVREQRTVTVSDETVRKLVRTFDPVYARQHFHALWSRYRHNKVILISGNNQVLAESFQDYTHITKRPSSETPALAPVIRKTQALFAANRVRVPGGFGHRSLQGLDTDQYALMGVIRLDGKPALFSAMPIMPDEYTATLPDGGPTLMISVKYIDDTLLERLNSQLNFARLRFEPKAFEPEDGPSHLVTSEEGVDVGSFRWESQTVIDSIWPTVIPVIAMLSLTLGALAFGIAWRIGQLTRSLQKSEEQNRYLALHDNLSGLANRLQFNRVLETSTADLPNKRFAVLHCDLDKFKAVNDTYGHAAGDTVIKIMAKRLNEVVGKPGLVCRIGGDEFMVIYRGGTSRKDLDTLCRALINKALLPIQIEGGNTAHVGLSIGVAVAPADGTEPEDLVARSDAALYRAKDRGRGVHAFYEDLLKDTFIQEDDASANTGLSSLSA, from the coding sequence TTGGCTGAATTTCGGCGGAGATACTCCGACAGATCGGACAGTAAGTCCCGTATCCGCATCTCAAGACTTGCCTTTCTTCTGGCAGCTCTTTTGATCGCGGTTACATCGGTATCGCTGGTATTCGTTGGCTTTGTCGCTTCTCATGCTTCCACACAGCAGGCCATTGCCAACGAAGAACGCCTTTTCCGCAATGCACTGCAGGAGCGGCTCCGGGACATTGTCCGTGAACAACGTACCGTAACTGTTTCCGATGAAACGGTTCGCAAACTGGTCCGGACGTTCGATCCGGTCTATGCCCGCCAGCACTTTCACGCGCTTTGGTCCCGGTACCGGCACAACAAGGTCATCCTGATCTCCGGAAACAATCAGGTTCTGGCCGAGTCATTCCAGGACTACACCCACATAACGAAACGCCCGTCGAGTGAGACGCCTGCACTGGCCCCTGTCATCCGCAAGACGCAGGCACTGTTCGCGGCCAATCGTGTCCGCGTGCCCGGCGGTTTTGGCCACCGGTCGCTTCAAGGCCTGGATACAGATCAATATGCACTGATGGGCGTCATTCGGCTCGATGGAAAACCGGCACTCTTCTCCGCGATGCCAATCATGCCCGATGAGTACACCGCTACCCTGCCGGACGGTGGGCCGACCTTGATGATCTCGGTGAAATACATTGACGACACGCTGCTGGAACGCCTGAACTCGCAGTTGAATTTCGCCCGGCTCCGTTTTGAGCCCAAGGCATTTGAGCCAGAGGATGGCCCTTCGCATCTGGTCACAAGCGAGGAAGGCGTGGATGTCGGCTCTTTCCGATGGGAAAGCCAGACCGTCATCGATTCGATCTGGCCGACGGTCATTCCGGTCATTGCAATGCTCAGCCTGACTTTGGGAGCGCTTGCGTTCGGGATTGCCTGGCGGATCGGCCAACTGACCCGGTCACTTCAAAAAAGCGAGGAGCAGAACCGCTACCTTGCCCTTCACGATAATCTGTCAGGCCTCGCAAACCGGCTGCAGTTCAACCGGGTGCTTGAAACTTCAACAGCCGATCTGCCGAACAAGCGCTTCGCTGTCTTGCATTGCGACCTCGATAAATTCAAAGCGGTCAACGACACCTATGGACATGCTGCCGGCGACACCGTGATCAAGATCATGGCCAAACGGCTCAACGAAGTTGTCGGCAAGCCGGGACTGGTTTGCCGGATCGGCGGCGACGAATTCATGGTGATCTACCGCGGAGGCACAAGCCGCAAGGACTTGGACACCCTTTGCCGCGCGTTGATCAACAAGGCGCTCTTGCCCATTCAGATCGAAGGCGGCAATACGGCGCATGTCGGATTGAGTATCGGCGTAGCCGTTGCGCCGGCGGATGGCACCGAACCGGAAGACCTGGTCGCCCGTTCTGATGCTGCGCTCTACCGGGCAAAGGATCGCGGACGCGGAGTGCACGCTTTCTACGAAGATCTTTTGAAGGACACCTTCATCCAGGAAGATGACGCTTCAGCGAATACCGGATTGTCCTCACTCAGCGCCTGA
- the gor gene encoding glutathione-disulfide reductase, with product MSDFDYDLFVIGGGSGGVRAARIAATHGARVGIAEEYRYGGTCVIRGCVPKKLFVYASKFSEEFEDAEGFGWSVGERSFAWDKLTAAKDQEITRLEGIYRRNLDNTGVEIHDSRALIEDAHTVRLLSTGQTITAKYILVAVGASPNVDNSLPGGEHVITSNEAFHLSELPNRVVVAGGGYIAVEFAGIFNGLGVDTTLIYRGPEILRGFDMDLRRTVREEMEKKGIKVVLNDTFSSIEKQSDGSLIGRTKGGENMLADQIMFAIGRNPHTRDLGLEKAGVETDAVGAIKVNKDSRTNIESIYAVGDVTNRANLTPVAIREGHAFADTVFGNKPWTVDHSLIATAVFSQPEMGTVGLTQEQALERTPNLDIYKSSFRPMKHTLSGRDEKMLMKMIVDADSQKVLGVHIVGPDAGELAQVLGITLEMGATKADFDRTIAVHPTAAEELVTMREPTERLRG from the coding sequence ATGAGCGATTTTGACTATGATCTGTTTGTGATCGGTGGCGGTTCCGGCGGCGTTCGTGCGGCCCGGATTGCAGCCACACATGGCGCTCGGGTCGGTATTGCTGAAGAATACCGGTACGGCGGAACCTGTGTGATCCGCGGCTGTGTTCCCAAAAAACTATTCGTCTACGCGTCCAAATTTTCTGAAGAGTTTGAAGATGCGGAAGGCTTTGGCTGGAGTGTCGGCGAACGAAGTTTTGCCTGGGACAAATTGACCGCGGCAAAGGATCAGGAAATAACGCGCCTGGAAGGGATCTACCGGCGGAACCTGGACAACACCGGCGTCGAAATCCATGACAGCCGCGCCCTGATCGAAGACGCCCACACCGTTCGTCTGTTGTCCACGGGTCAGACGATCACTGCGAAGTACATTCTAGTTGCGGTCGGAGCGTCGCCAAATGTCGACAACAGCTTGCCGGGCGGTGAGCACGTCATCACGTCAAATGAAGCATTTCACTTAAGCGAATTGCCGAACCGCGTGGTGGTGGCCGGCGGCGGTTACATCGCCGTGGAGTTTGCCGGAATCTTCAACGGCCTCGGTGTGGATACCACTTTGATTTATCGTGGTCCTGAAATCCTGCGTGGATTTGACATGGATCTGCGCCGGACTGTGCGCGAGGAAATGGAAAAGAAGGGGATCAAGGTTGTCTTGAATGATACCTTCTCGTCCATCGAAAAGCAGTCGGATGGTTCCTTGATCGGGCGCACCAAGGGCGGCGAAAACATGCTTGCAGACCAGATCATGTTTGCGATTGGCCGCAACCCGCACACCCGCGACCTTGGATTGGAAAAAGCAGGCGTTGAGACCGATGCCGTTGGTGCGATCAAGGTCAATAAGGACTCCCGGACCAACATTGAGTCTATCTATGCCGTTGGCGATGTGACCAACCGGGCCAACCTGACGCCGGTTGCCATCCGGGAGGGGCACGCGTTTGCGGACACCGTTTTTGGCAACAAGCCCTGGACGGTGGATCACAGCCTCATTGCGACAGCCGTGTTTTCCCAGCCGGAAATGGGCACGGTTGGCCTGACGCAGGAACAAGCACTGGAGCGTACGCCGAACCTGGATATCTATAAGTCCAGCTTCCGGCCGATGAAGCATACGCTGTCGGGCCGGGATGAAAAGATGCTCATGAAGATGATCGTCGATGCGGACAGCCAGAAAGTGCTTGGGGTGCACATTGTTGGTCCGGACGCTGGTGAGCTTGCACAAGTCCTTGGAATAACGCTTGAGATGGGCGCAACCAAAGCTGACTTTGACAGAACGATCGCGGTGCACCCGACCGCTGCGGAAGAGCTCGTGACAATGCGCGAGCCAACAGAACGCCTGCGCGGCTGA
- a CDS encoding DUF2059 domain-containing protein: MKSVKFAGVGLAMLAWGVISGGAVAQDNFSESHLEAAKAVALETKVLEPFDAILFVMAEQTLSAFTQNDPTRAEEIAEIVEQVALELAPRRAVLNERIFRIWAIAFTEEELIQLAEFYRTPLGMKLRDSVADITAASVEASRDWQDRLSVDIVSMVQEELDKRSAAATNQ; the protein is encoded by the coding sequence ATGAAATCAGTGAAGTTTGCCGGTGTTGGGCTTGCCATGTTGGCATGGGGCGTGATCTCTGGCGGTGCTGTTGCTCAGGACAACTTTTCAGAAAGCCATTTGGAAGCTGCGAAAGCAGTTGCCTTGGAAACTAAAGTCCTAGAGCCATTCGACGCAATCCTGTTCGTTATGGCCGAGCAGACGCTTTCCGCATTCACGCAAAATGATCCGACCCGAGCTGAGGAAATCGCTGAGATTGTAGAGCAGGTTGCGCTGGAGCTGGCACCGCGCCGCGCCGTTTTGAATGAGCGAATCTTCCGCATTTGGGCAATCGCATTTACTGAGGAAGAGCTTATCCAGTTGGCTGAGTTTTACCGTACGCCGCTCGGCATGAAGCTGCGCGACAGTGTTGCCGACATCACTGCAGCTTCGGTCGAAGCGAGCCGCGATTGGCAGGATCGGTTGAGCGTCGATATCGTTTCGATGGTGCAGGAAGAATTGGACAAGCGTAGCGCTGCGGCCACAAACCAATAA